One genomic segment of Fusobacterium nucleatum includes these proteins:
- a CDS encoding DUF2156 domain-containing protein, translating into MWQKLTIESKSSIEEYTKNRFEICDLSFSNLLLWSIGENTEYEIENDVLTIRSVYMGEVYYYMPIPKNDTPENIEKMKEKIREILKENVAIHYFTEYWYEKLKNDFNLQEKRDYEDYIYSYENLSTLKGRHYAKKKNRVSNFRKSYEYSYEKINKDNINEIVDFQKKWYEIHSESVGEILKNENEGILYLLKNYEKLDLKGGFLKVNNHIIAYSLGEALTDKMVLVHTEKALIDYIGSYQTINMIYLQEEWQGYELVNREDDFGNEGLREAKMSYKPLYLQKKYSIEKL; encoded by the coding sequence ATGTGGCAAAAATTAACAATAGAATCCAAAAGTTCTATTGAAGAATATACCAAGAATAGATTTGAAATATGTGATTTAAGTTTCTCTAATTTATTATTATGGAGTATTGGAGAAAACACAGAATATGAAATAGAAAATGATGTTTTAACTATAAGAAGTGTCTACATGGGAGAAGTATACTATTATATGCCTATCCCTAAAAATGACACCCCTGAAAATATAGAAAAGATGAAAGAAAAAATAAGAGAAATTTTAAAAGAAAATGTAGCTATACACTATTTCACAGAATATTGGTATGAAAAATTAAAAAATGATTTTAATTTACAAGAAAAAAGAGATTATGAAGATTATATTTATTCCTATGAAAATCTATCAACTTTAAAAGGTAGACATTATGCTAAGAAAAAAAATAGAGTATCTAATTTTAGAAAAAGTTATGAATATTCTTATGAAAAAATAAATAAAGATAATATAAATGAAATAGTAGATTTTCAAAAAAAATGGTATGAAATTCATTCTGAATCAGTTGGAGAAATTCTAAAAAATGAGAATGAAGGAATATTATATCTTTTAAAAAATTATGAAAAACTAGATTTAAAAGGTGGATTTCTAAAAGTGAATAATCATATCATTGCTTATAGTTTAGGAGAAGCCTTGACTGATAAAATGGTATTAGTTCACACAGAAAAAGCTTTAATTGACTATATAGGAAGTTATCAAACAATAAATATGATATACTTACAAGAGGAATGGCAGGGCTATGAATTGGTAAATAGAGAAGATGATTTTGGTAATGAAGGTTTAAGAGAAGCTAAAATGTCTTATAAACCTCTTTATTTGCAAAAGAAATATAGTATTGAGAAATTATAG
- a CDS encoding Na/Pi cotransporter family protein: protein MYLKIILQLIGGLGLFLYGMEHMSTSMQKIAGPKLKKILASLTNNRVFGILVGIIITALVQSSSVSTVMTIGFVNASLLTLKQALGVILGANIGTTITGWLLVLNIGKYGLPIVGLASILYMFMKKEKARTNLSAIIGVGLIFFGLQLMSQALSPLKDMPEFIEMFKMFKVDSYFGLLKVAATGAIITALIQSSAATIGITIALATQGLIDYQAAVALVLGENVGTTITALLASLGAKPNAKRAAYAHTLINLIGVIWVTSIFRIYLHFLNLFVDPVNHMGAAIAAAHTIFNISNVIILTPFVSLLDKFLLFVVKDTGEDEVRVTKLASLKMTLPSVIIEQTKIEVSSMVIMIEDVFLKLEESLKEKDKIAKYNDSIIEAEDKLDLYEKEIYDSNFSLLSKSLSKELIEDTRMNLLACDEYETIGDYQNRIANRLYMLYENSIEVDETRAKMTFKLHSLTVELFNDISRAARTGEKELYSAGIKKYQTLKTYYKEVKREHFSRSENIPARLNTGYLDIINYYKRIADHTYNIIEYVMKI from the coding sequence ATGTATTTAAAAATTATATTACAACTTATTGGTGGTTTAGGATTGTTTTTATATGGTATGGAACATATGTCAACAAGTATGCAAAAAATTGCAGGACCAAAGCTAAAAAAGATTCTAGCTTCTTTAACTAACAATAGAGTTTTTGGTATTTTAGTTGGAATTATTATAACAGCTTTAGTACAATCATCATCTGTTAGTACAGTTATGACTATTGGTTTTGTAAATGCCTCTCTTTTAACTTTAAAACAGGCTTTGGGAGTTATTTTAGGAGCTAATATAGGAACAACTATAACTGGTTGGTTATTGGTATTAAATATAGGTAAATATGGACTTCCAATAGTTGGATTAGCTTCAATTCTATATATGTTTATGAAAAAAGAAAAGGCTAGAACAAATTTAAGTGCAATAATTGGAGTTGGATTAATATTTTTTGGTTTACAACTTATGAGTCAAGCACTTAGTCCTTTAAAAGATATGCCAGAATTTATTGAAATGTTTAAAATGTTTAAAGTTGACTCATATTTTGGCTTACTTAAAGTAGCAGCAACTGGTGCAATTATAACAGCTTTAATCCAATCATCAGCAGCAACTATTGGGATAACAATAGCACTTGCAACACAAGGACTTATTGATTATCAGGCAGCAGTTGCTTTGGTTTTAGGAGAAAATGTTGGAACAACAATAACAGCTTTACTGGCTTCATTAGGTGCAAAACCAAATGCAAAAAGGGCAGCTTATGCACATACATTGATTAATTTAATAGGTGTTATTTGGGTAACTTCTATATTTAGAATCTATCTACATTTTTTAAATCTTTTTGTTGATCCAGTAAATCACATGGGAGCAGCAATAGCAGCTGCTCATACAATATTTAACATAAGTAATGTTATTATTTTAACTCCTTTTGTAAGTTTATTAGATAAGTTCTTATTATTTGTAGTAAAAGATACAGGTGAAGATGAAGTGAGAGTAACTAAGTTAGCCTCTTTAAAAATGACTTTGCCTAGTGTAATAATAGAGCAAACTAAAATAGAAGTAAGTTCAATGGTAATAATGATAGAAGATGTATTTTTAAAACTAGAAGAATCTTTAAAAGAAAAAGATAAAATTGCTAAATATAATGACAGTATAATTGAAGCAGAAGATAAACTTGATTTATATGAAAAAGAAATTTATGATTCAAACTTCTCTTTATTGAGTAAATCTTTAAGCAAAGAATTAATAGAAGATACTAGGATGAATTTATTAGCCTGTGATGAATATGAAACTATTGGTGACTACCAAAACAGAATAGCCAATAGACTTTATATGCTTTATGAAAACTCTATTGAAGTTGATGAAACAAGAGCAAAAATGACATTTAAACTTCATTCTCTAACAGTTGAACTATTTAATGATATAAGTAGAGCAGCAAGAACAGGTGAAAAAGAACTATATTCAGCTGGTATAAAAAAATATCAAACTTTAAAAACTTATTATAAAGAAGTCAAAAGAGAACATTTTTCTAGATCTGAAAATATCCCTGCAAGATTAAATACTGGTTATTTAGATATAATCAATTACTATAAGAGAATTGCAGACCATACTTATAACATTATTGAGTATGTAATGAAAATATAG